The segment CGGCACCCGCGACGGCTTCGTGAAGCTGTTCTGCCGTCAGCACACGGGCATCGTCCTCGGCGGAGTGGTCGTGGGCCCACGGGCCAGCGAGCTCATCACCGCGGTGTCCGTCGCCGTACAGCAACGCCTCACCGTCGACGACCTCGCCCACACCTTCGTCGTCTACCCGTCCCTCTCCGGCAGCGTCACCGAGGCGGCGCGCCGGTTGATGAAGGCCACCGACGACTGACGAAACCCCGTCGCGCCGCGCGGCGCTGACTGGGGGTCGCTCGCCGGATCGGGCTGACCCTGCGTGGGCCTTTCCGCCGCGACGACCTCGACGGGTTCGCCTCACCCACGTTTCGGCCCGGTTCCGGGCGATACGAAAGCGGCGCCTCCCCGGTGGGAAGGCGCCGCTCGCAGGTGCGTGGGGTGGGTCAGAAGTCGAATCCGCCGAAGTCTCCGAAGTCGCCGAACCCGCCGCCGTCCATGTCACCACCCATGTCGCCGCCCATGTCACCGCCGCCGTCCATGCCGGCGCCCATCATGCCGGCACCCATCATGGACCCCATCATCGAGCCCATCATCATGCCGGAGAACATGCCCATCATCATGCTCATGCCGAAGTAGCCACCCGCGTAGGGGGAGAAGGCCGGGCCGGCGTCGTAGTACGGCCGGCGCTCGCCGTTGACCTCGACCATGCGCACGTCGGGGTCACCGCCGGACATGACCGCTCGGGAGCAGTTCTCGCAGGCCGGGACCATTCGGGCGGTGCCTCCCGGCGGGGCCCAGTTCACGTCCTGGCTGGAGGGGCCGTGCTGGGGGTTGAAGAAGCAGGGGGAGCGGCGCTCGGGCACCGTTTCCCCGTTCATCCGGGCCCGGGTCGCCGTCATGTAGTAGCGGCCGTCCTCGAGCGCGTTGGTGATCTCCCGAACGTCGTCGGGCTTCTTGATCGTGTCCAGCGCGGACTTGGCCCGGTCGTAGGAGTCCATCGCCTTGGAGTAGTCCTCACGGGTCGGGTCGTCGACCTTGCTGAGGTCCACGTCCAGCCGTGCGACGTCCTCACCCAGGCGCGTCACGTCCTCCGACGCCATGCGCTTGATGTCCTCGAGCTCCTTGGCCTCGCGGGCCAGGCGCTTCCGGTTGGAGCTGTACATGTAGTAGCCGCCCCCGGCCACCG is part of the Spiractinospora alimapuensis genome and harbors:
- a CDS encoding chemotaxis protein CheA, which translates into the protein MRRRLVFLALPTAVLAVFAAASPAAADAPAASDVAQSLNSDAVYVEDSITDVFPEAELDALRSAADEAETDTYFVFLPSETFSSQSSANAFLSEVADDVGDGNYAMFAGSQGFAAYSTELGERDLGQAEQATERAYQQTSGNQIDALVEFADVADAQATSGPISGPGLALLGLLGVAVAGGGYYMYSSNRKRLAREAKELEDIKRMASEDVTRLGEDVARLDVDLSKVDDPTREDYSKAMDSYDRAKSALDTIKKPDDVREITNALEDGRYYMTATRARMNGETVPERRSPCFFNPQHGPSSQDVNWAPPGGTARMVPACENCSRAVMSGGDPDVRMVEVNGERRPYYDAGPAFSPYAGGYFGMSMMMGMFSGMMMGSMMGSMMGAGMMGAGMDGGGDMGGDMGGDMDGGGFGDFGDFGGFDF